The Acidobacteriota bacterium region GCCGTTGAAGTTGCTGAACGGGAATTGGTTGGGGCATCGCGTGTATTTTGATTTCGACCAGGAAAGCGGAAACTGGTGCGGCTTGGCCGGTGTCGAATTGGGAACCGCCGCCGGAAAACACCAGCTCAAACTGGACTATGTTGCGGCGGGCGGAGCGCGCGCAACTTCCAATCAAACCGTCACCATTGGCCGTGGGGCATATCGCAGCAGCAGGCTCAGAGTCGCGCGGAAGTACGTAGAACCCGACGCGGAAACTCTGGCGCGAATCAAACAGGAACAGGAAATCAAGCGCGAAGTTTTTCGCCAGTTGAGCGGCAATCGCCGATGGAAAGGCGGATTCCTGGCTCCGGTGGACAGCATCGTGACGGAACCGTTTGGCGTTCGTCGCGTGTTCAACGGCAAGCTGCAAAGCACGCATCAGGGCCTGGATTTTCGCGCCGCCGTCGGCAC contains the following coding sequences:
- a CDS encoding M23 family metallopeptidase, with the translated sequence MKYLIFLFVTGFLLWLPLGKAANPAALKPQPVKLSLSLEPARPVNGSPVLFRVNADKPLKLLNGNWLGHRVYFDFDQESGNWCGLAGVELGTAAGKHQLKLDYVAAGGARATSNQTVTIGRGAYRSSRLRVARKYVEPDAETLARIKQEQEIKREVFRQLSGNRRWKGGFLAPVDSIVTEPFGVRRVFNGKLQSTHQGLDFRAAVGTPVKAMNGGEVILARDMFFEGGLVVVDHGHGLMTLYMHLSQLKAKAGDRVAKGQVIALSGATGRVTSEHLHVAVRWQGAYLDPATLLTMNLPE